From a region of the Phaseolus vulgaris cultivar G19833 chromosome 6, P. vulgaris v2.0, whole genome shotgun sequence genome:
- the LOC137831892 gene encoding uncharacterized protein isoform X2 — MAKKRSAPIGGRRENRVESSSVRVNSAFSGRNVVVFFIISSIIATVTYRFRQYSPSQYEESYVYEQGLVTTHANYQHVLTENSKVSENTSQRHYNYPVLGYITPWNSRGYELAKRFNSKFTHISPVWYDLKSQQTSLVLEGRHNADRGWISELRKTGEALILPRVVLEASPAVLLGKEKQRNKAINLIVTECKEMGYDGIVLESWSRWAAYGILHDPNMRNLALQFVKQLGDALHSIGSEKISGQKLQLVYVIGPPSSEKLQEHDFGPKDLEVLSAAVDGFSLMTYDFSNPHNPGPNAPLKWIQIVLKLLLGTSGNRAQSLAPKILLGINFYGNDFSLSRGEGGGGAIIGRDYLALLEKHRPELQWDKNSGEHFFFYNDDKDIKHAVFYPSLKSISLRLEEARSWGCGISIWEIGQGLDYFYDLL, encoded by the exons ATGGCGAAGAAGAGATCAGCGCCGATCGGCGGTCGTCGGGAAAACCGAGTGGAATCATCTTCAGTACGGGTCAACTCAGCTTTCAGTGGCAGAAATGTTGTTGTCTTCTTCATAATATCGTCCATTATTGCTACTGTCACTTACCGCTTCAGACAATACTCTCCTTCGCAATATGAAGAATCGTATGTGTATGAGCAAGGCCTTGTCACAACCCATGCTAATTACCAACATGTACTCACC GAAAATTCCAAAGTATCAGAAAATACCTCTCAGCGCCATTATAATTATCCTGTGCTTGGCTACATTACTCCCTG GAATTCTCGAGGTTATGAATTGGCTAAAAGGTTCAACTCTAAGTTTACACACATATCACCCGTTTGGTATGACCTAAAGAG CCAACAGACTAGCTTAGTTCTAGAGGGGAGACACAATGCTGACAGAGGATGGATCTCAGAGCTTAGAAAGACAGGAGAAGCTTTG ATTTTGCCTAGAGTTGTTCTGGAAGCATCGCCAGCAGTGCTGTTGGGAAaggaaaagcaaaggaacaaagCCATTAATCTTATAGTAACAGAGTGCAA GGAAATGGGATATGATGGTATTGTTTTAGAATCTTGGTCAAGGTGGGCAGCCTATGGTATCTTGCATGATCCAAACATGCGGAATTTG GCACTGCAGTTTGTAAAACAGCTTGGAGATGCTCTGCATTCTATAGGCTCAGAGAAAATTAGTGGGCAGAAGCTGCAGCTAGTCTATGTTATAGGTCCACCATCTTCTGAGAAGCTGCAAGAGCATGACTTTGGTCCTAAAGATCTTGAGGTTTTAAGTGCAGCTGTGGATGGATTCTCGTTAATGACATACGACTTCTCTAATCCTCATAATCCTGGTCCTAATGCACCTTTGAAATGGATTCAAATTGTTCTGAAGCTGCTTCTTGGTACCTCTGGCAATAGAGCCCAAAGCCTCGCCCCCAAGATACTTCTCGGCATCAACTTCTATGGAAATGATTTCTCCCTTTCAAGAG GTGAAGGTGGTGGTGGAGCTATTATTGGGAGAGATTACCTTGCACTTTTGGAGAAGCATAGGCCTGAACTGCAGTGGGATAAGAACAGTGGGGaacactttttcttttacaatGACGACAAGGATATCAAGCATGCGGTATTCTATCCATCTTTGAAGTCAATTTCTTTGCGGTTGGAGGAAGCCCGTTCATGGGGATGTGGCATCTCGATCTGGGAAATTGGCCAAGGTTTGGATTATTTTTATGATCTTCTGTGA
- the LOC137831892 gene encoding uncharacterized protein isoform X1: MAKKRSAPIGGRRENRVESSSVRVNSAFSGRNVVVFFIISSIIATVTYRFRQYSPSQYEESYVYEQGLVTTHANYQHVLTENSKVSENTSQRHYNYPVLGYITPWNSRGYELAKRFNSKFTHISPVWYDLKSQQTSLVLEGRHNADRGWISELRKTGEALILPRVVLEASPAVLLGKEKQRNKAINLIVTECKEMGYDGIVLESWSRWAAYGILHDPNMRNLALQFVKQLGDALHSIGSEKISGQKLQLVYVIGPPSSEKLQEHDFGPKDLEVLSAAVDGFSLMTYDFSNPHNPGPNAPLKWIQIVLKLLLGTSGNRAQSLAPKILLGINFYGNDFSLSRVKFASAGEGGGGAIIGRDYLALLEKHRPELQWDKNSGEHFFFYNDDKDIKHAVFYPSLKSISLRLEEARSWGCGISIWEIGQGLDYFYDLL, encoded by the exons ATGGCGAAGAAGAGATCAGCGCCGATCGGCGGTCGTCGGGAAAACCGAGTGGAATCATCTTCAGTACGGGTCAACTCAGCTTTCAGTGGCAGAAATGTTGTTGTCTTCTTCATAATATCGTCCATTATTGCTACTGTCACTTACCGCTTCAGACAATACTCTCCTTCGCAATATGAAGAATCGTATGTGTATGAGCAAGGCCTTGTCACAACCCATGCTAATTACCAACATGTACTCACC GAAAATTCCAAAGTATCAGAAAATACCTCTCAGCGCCATTATAATTATCCTGTGCTTGGCTACATTACTCCCTG GAATTCTCGAGGTTATGAATTGGCTAAAAGGTTCAACTCTAAGTTTACACACATATCACCCGTTTGGTATGACCTAAAGAG CCAACAGACTAGCTTAGTTCTAGAGGGGAGACACAATGCTGACAGAGGATGGATCTCAGAGCTTAGAAAGACAGGAGAAGCTTTG ATTTTGCCTAGAGTTGTTCTGGAAGCATCGCCAGCAGTGCTGTTGGGAAaggaaaagcaaaggaacaaagCCATTAATCTTATAGTAACAGAGTGCAA GGAAATGGGATATGATGGTATTGTTTTAGAATCTTGGTCAAGGTGGGCAGCCTATGGTATCTTGCATGATCCAAACATGCGGAATTTG GCACTGCAGTTTGTAAAACAGCTTGGAGATGCTCTGCATTCTATAGGCTCAGAGAAAATTAGTGGGCAGAAGCTGCAGCTAGTCTATGTTATAGGTCCACCATCTTCTGAGAAGCTGCAAGAGCATGACTTTGGTCCTAAAGATCTTGAGGTTTTAAGTGCAGCTGTGGATGGATTCTCGTTAATGACATACGACTTCTCTAATCCTCATAATCCTGGTCCTAATGCACCTTTGAAATGGATTCAAATTGTTCTGAAGCTGCTTCTTGGTACCTCTGGCAATAGAGCCCAAAGCCTCGCCCCCAAGATACTTCTCGGCATCAACTTCTATGGAAATGATTTCTCCCTTTCAAGAG TGAAATTTGCGAGTGCAGGTGAAGGTGGTGGTGGAGCTATTATTGGGAGAGATTACCTTGCACTTTTGGAGAAGCATAGGCCTGAACTGCAGTGGGATAAGAACAGTGGGGaacactttttcttttacaatGACGACAAGGATATCAAGCATGCGGTATTCTATCCATCTTTGAAGTCAATTTCTTTGCGGTTGGAGGAAGCCCGTTCATGGGGATGTGGCATCTCGATCTGGGAAATTGGCCAAGGTTTGGATTATTTTTATGATCTTCTGTGA
- the LOC137831892 gene encoding uncharacterized protein isoform X3: MKNRMCMSKALSQPMLITNMYSPNSRGYELAKRFNSKFTHISPVWYDLKSQQTSLVLEGRHNADRGWISELRKTGEALILPRVVLEASPAVLLGKEKQRNKAINLIVTECKEMGYDGIVLESWSRWAAYGILHDPNMRNLALQFVKQLGDALHSIGSEKISGQKLQLVYVIGPPSSEKLQEHDFGPKDLEVLSAAVDGFSLMTYDFSNPHNPGPNAPLKWIQIVLKLLLGTSGNRAQSLAPKILLGINFYGNDFSLSRVKFASAGEGGGGAIIGRDYLALLEKHRPELQWDKNSGEHFFFYNDDKDIKHAVFYPSLKSISLRLEEARSWGCGISIWEIGQGLDYFYDLL, from the exons ATGAAGAATCGTATGTGTATGAGCAAGGCCTTGTCACAACCCATGCTAATTACCAACATGTACTCACC GAATTCTCGAGGTTATGAATTGGCTAAAAGGTTCAACTCTAAGTTTACACACATATCACCCGTTTGGTATGACCTAAAGAG CCAACAGACTAGCTTAGTTCTAGAGGGGAGACACAATGCTGACAGAGGATGGATCTCAGAGCTTAGAAAGACAGGAGAAGCTTTG ATTTTGCCTAGAGTTGTTCTGGAAGCATCGCCAGCAGTGCTGTTGGGAAaggaaaagcaaaggaacaaagCCATTAATCTTATAGTAACAGAGTGCAA GGAAATGGGATATGATGGTATTGTTTTAGAATCTTGGTCAAGGTGGGCAGCCTATGGTATCTTGCATGATCCAAACATGCGGAATTTG GCACTGCAGTTTGTAAAACAGCTTGGAGATGCTCTGCATTCTATAGGCTCAGAGAAAATTAGTGGGCAGAAGCTGCAGCTAGTCTATGTTATAGGTCCACCATCTTCTGAGAAGCTGCAAGAGCATGACTTTGGTCCTAAAGATCTTGAGGTTTTAAGTGCAGCTGTGGATGGATTCTCGTTAATGACATACGACTTCTCTAATCCTCATAATCCTGGTCCTAATGCACCTTTGAAATGGATTCAAATTGTTCTGAAGCTGCTTCTTGGTACCTCTGGCAATAGAGCCCAAAGCCTCGCCCCCAAGATACTTCTCGGCATCAACTTCTATGGAAATGATTTCTCCCTTTCAAGAG TGAAATTTGCGAGTGCAGGTGAAGGTGGTGGTGGAGCTATTATTGGGAGAGATTACCTTGCACTTTTGGAGAAGCATAGGCCTGAACTGCAGTGGGATAAGAACAGTGGGGaacactttttcttttacaatGACGACAAGGATATCAAGCATGCGGTATTCTATCCATCTTTGAAGTCAATTTCTTTGCGGTTGGAGGAAGCCCGTTCATGGGGATGTGGCATCTCGATCTGGGAAATTGGCCAAGGTTTGGATTATTTTTATGATCTTCTGTGA
- the LOC137831893 gene encoding phospholipase A1 PLIP1, chloroplastic: MAYTAVAMPTSPAANTATMDIAKEHNGLRRSQSSKELCTSSIMRRSYSDNHLCCSINCVQGTSVTPKLKSNRSTGISPFQFSGSILPNSLRSFLFDPETSKDIGVGEKEVSIEENMVERSKEERVNRANWVERLMEIKKHWRNRLPKESLDPDDICQDNNYEECECNGDDGVCVVGEDEDEEEVTYDRDSFSEFLVQVPWSDTQLYSQLAFLCNMAYVIPQIKAKDLRRYYNLQFITSSLEKKAEVAKLKMKLDQDSTCVPLDDSVASQGITKKGKGNAQKHQIQLAYDIATSAASYVQLRAKDLLYLAAKSQKSENEEPNQGGESPGEEVEGTSRGYKSEVAAYVAASTMTAVVAAGEKEKQEAANDLQSLHSSPCEWFVCDDPSNHTRCFVIQGSDSLASWQANLFFEPTKFEGTDVLVHRGIYEAAKGIYKQFMPAIMEHLKRHGDRAKLQFTGHSLGGSLSLLVHLMLLTNKVVSPSTLRPVVTFGSPFVFCGGHQIIHELGIDESHIHCVMMHRDIVPRAFSCNYPNHVAVVLKRLNSSFRSHPCLLKNKLLYSPLGKIFILQPDEKTSPPHPLLPRGSAFYALDNTKRGYSPSVLRTFLNQPHPIDTLSDPTAYGSEGTILRDHDSSNYLKAVNGVLREHSKILVRRASKQRINQLWPLLTSPSPHSWSHEQNLERCSLMTKEIVTGV; this comes from the exons ATGGCATACACTGCGGTTGCTATGCCTACCTCTCCAGCAGCTAACACTGCAACTATGGACATTGCAAAGGAGCATAATGGTCTTCGTCGCTCCCAATCCAGCAAAGAACTATGCACAAGTTCTATTATGCGGAGGTCTTATTCTGACAACCACCTATGTTGCTCCATCAATTGCGTACAAGGCACATCAGTTACACCAAAACTTAAGAGCAATCGGTCAACGGGAATTTCCCCGTTTCAATTTTCAGGCTCCATTCTTCCAAATTCACTGCGCTCCTTCTTGTTTGACCCAGAAACTAGCAAGGATATAGGTGTGGGGGAGAAGGAGGTAAGCATTGAGGAAAACATGGtggaaagaagcaaagaagagAGAGTAAATAGAGCCAACTGGGTGGAGAGGCTTATGGAAATCAAGAAACATTGGCGAAATAGACTGCCAAAAGAAAGCCTGGATCCAGATGACATATGCCAAGACAATAATTACGAGGAATGTGAATGTAATGGAGATGATGGTGTTTGCGTGGTGGGTGAAGACGAAGATGAGGAGGAAGTGACATATGATCGCGATTCATTCTCAGAATTTCTGGTTCAAGTGCCATGGTCTGATACCCAATTGTACTCTCAACTTGCTTTCCTGTGCAACATGGCCTATGTAATTCCTCAAATCAAG GCTAAGGACTTGCGACGATACTACAACCTTCAATTTATAACATCTTCTTTAGAGAAGAAGGCCGAAGTGGCTAAGTTAAAAATGAAACTTGACCAGGACTCCACTTGCGTTCCTTTAGATGACTCGGTAGCCTCTCAAGGTATCACAAAGAAAGGCAAAGGAAATGCACAGAAGCATCAAATCCAACTTGCTTATGATATCGCTACCTCAGCTGCCTCGTATGTTCAATTACGAGCTAAGGACCTTTTGTACCTTGCTGCTAAGTCACAAAAGAGTGAAAATGAAGAGCCTAACCAAGGAGGAGAGTCACCTGGAGAAGAGGTGGAAGGCACTTCGCGAGGCTACAAATCAGAGGTTGCTGCTTATGTAGCAGCATCCACAATGACCGCAGTGGTTGCAGCAGGGGAGAAGGAAAAACAAGAAGCAGCAAATGACCTCCAGTCACTTCATTCCTCACCTTGTGAATGGTTTGTTTGTGATGATCCCAGCAATCACACTCGATGCTTTGTGATTCAG GGGTCAGACTCTCTGGCATCTTGGCAAGCAAACCTCTTTTTTGAGCCTACAAAATTTGAG GGTACAGATGTACTTGTTCATAGAGGAATTTATGAAGCTGCAAAAGGAATATACAAGCAATTCATGCCGGCAATAATGGAGCATTTGAAGAGACACGGGGATCGTGCAAAGCTTCAATTCACTGGGCATTCCCTCGGGGGGAGTCTCTCTCTATTGGTTCATCTGATGCTTTTGACTAACAAGGTTGTGAGTCCCTCCACTCTTCGACCAGTTGTGACTTTTGGCTCACCATTTGTATTCTGTGGAGGCCATCAAATTATCCATGAACTAGGCATAGACGAGAGCCACATCCACTGTGTGATGATGCATAGAGATATTGTTCCCAGGGCCTTCTCCTGCAATTACCCAAATCATGTAGCTGTAGTCCTTAAGCGCTTAAACAGCTCCTTTCGCTCACATCCTTGTCTGCTGAAAAAT AAGCTGTTGTACTCACCACTGGGTAAAATATTCATTCTCCAACCCGATGAGAAGACGTCTCCTCCACATCCTTTACTCCCTCGAGGAAGTGCCTTCTATGCCCTGGACAATACTAAACGTGGATACTCTCCAAGTGTTCTCAGAACCTTCCTGAATCAACCACACCCCATTGACACACTAAGTGACCCAACAGCATATGGTTCAGAAGGCACAATTCTGAGAGACCACGATTCCAGTAACTACCTTAAAGCCGTCAATGGAGTCTTGAGGGAACATTCTAAGATTCTCGTTCGCAGAGCAAGTAAGCAAAGGATTAATCAGTTATGGCCACTTTTGACATCACCATCTCCACACTCATGGAGCCATGAACAGAACTTAGAGAGATGCAGCTTGATGACAAAGGAGATAGTGACAGGGGTTTGA